Part of the Benincasa hispida cultivar B227 chromosome 12, ASM972705v1, whole genome shotgun sequence genome is shown below.
ttctataaaaataaaaaaaaaaataaaaatagatatattaataaagaatacaaaaattttgtaaatatgatattgctaataatgaatgaagtaataaaaataaatagcaaTAAATAACTAACTGGTCAATAACAATTACATATTCATAACAaatgatcaaaataaaattaatctcaataaataattacttggttattaaaaaacaaaaaataataatattaattatagaaataaaacttttgtattaattaaatttaataaatcaaatttattaattaaatatattcaaGATTGTTggcttaaaaaattattaatttatgtaaaaaaaataattacattcatttaataaaattttattataaaaataagttaagtaaatattttaatagattatggttattgatttattaaaataaatatttttattatttttattaaattaatattaattacttaactaattaactatatttaaagtgaaattatatataaaataaaataaacgaaGAACGGAAAAGAGAAAATCCACAGTTTTCGAAGGGAATAGAAACTCTTGTTTGTGAGAAATGAAAATGTTTGAGAATAGCTTATTCCTAGGTAAATGGGTTGAAAACTGTGAAACAAACATGAGATTTGGATGTCTGTCAATTCCCATGTAGAAAGTCCTCCAACCAAACGACCCCTTAAGTTTTTGTAGCCAAAATAGTTTAGATTGATTTTCTTTCAAAGTCGTTCATACGTCAATTCTAATCTTTCATTTTATATCCGTCTAACATTTGAAGACTACATTCTACGCATGTAGGAATTgagtaatgaaaaaaaatttaacttaaatctTCATGAATAGTTTAAATTGACTCAACTATGAcaatttaagagtttaattgatacaattatatatctcacaaaatatattttgaacaaaatctaaaagaaagtataaattgatacatttatgaaaacttagtatttaaattgatataattattaatttaatgtataattgatacaactagagaaaataaattgattttccCTATGTTGTTTCATAGAACAATAAAACTAATCTTCAAGAAATGATTAATCACTGGTGGTTTGATAACacattgtttttcaaaattaagtttataaaactTACATTCACTAATAAGTTTTTGTATATTGTTATCTACTGaaaaaatagtttcaaaaccCCGTTTCTTTGTTGGAATAGATTTGGTTTTGATTCAAGTTTTTTTGGGAAACGAAATAACTAGGAAAAAAATgaagctaaattttaaaaacaacatAATGAtcaaataagaatttaatttttgaacttttaatggTTGTCTCTTactaaactttaaaatattaaaaataaaaaataaaatttaacattaatttttctttttaaaaaaaacataggttgaattttgaaaatgttttaagGTTAAGTTTCAAAAATCATACACCAAAAATTCCGTagttatcaaatataaataCCTTTTAGAGTTTTAGGGttgaaataaaattatagagacaaaactgaaaatttatcattaagaaaagttaattaataataataataataaaatggaaattgagGATAGGAACAAGGTTGAATCACATGCCTTTGTTGCTTTTTTAACTTAGAAAGTGGGGAGAAGGCCTTTTGTTTTCATGTATAtctattattttgaaaagatgaTTCTTTACTATAAAAATTGACACCTCAAGTATTGAGTGTTGATATATTCTCTATATAATATTAGATAAAAACAACATATTTACTTCTCAATAATTCAAATTTACTTGATAATATAATGTCTTAGAAGTGAAGATAATATTGAAAAATAACAACTTTGTTTCAATTGTAagcatttgaaaatttattaaacttAGATCAACGCTATTAACAATTATATACAAGGATGgctaaaattgataattaatatGTAATTCGTTTCTCAAAATCAAAGATTCAAATCTTCATACCCCACTTATTCTActtacacaaaattaaaaagaaaaagattaaactcATGAGTTATCTAAATCATGgttaaaatatggaaaattattttaaatgacaaatctgttaaaaatatttataaataataacaaagcatcacaatatatatgtgatagacagcgatagactactatttatGTCTCTTATGacatagatagtagtctatcactgtctatcataaATAgaatgtgatattttgctattatttataaatattttgattcattttcctatatctGAAAATAACtcctaaaataataaaatataggtTAAGTTACGATAATGGTTGaatcatgtttttttaaaaaaaaaaaaatcaatcaatattggATAAATATTCTTTAATGGAATATTTTTATAGTGAAGTGGCTAATAGAGATTCTTCGTGTgaagaaagaacaaaatttgaattataaatttgttatgtgggtgcatttatatatattgttagGGAAGGGATAATATACTAATATTCCTATGTTAGTTGAGTTATACTCATTTTAACTTATAAATGTGTGATATATATTGTATCAATTAACAATCTTAACATTTCAATTTCAGTTgtaatttaaacttagaaaagcaTTAGTTCAACAACTTTGATGGACGGTAAGAGTCCAAGGTGCTATTCTACCCAATTTACTTTCGTGGCAAATATACCACAAGAAAATGTGGTTTGTGTAATATATCatacaaattaatataattgctAAAGTTGCCTTTTATCAATACAGCTGATTTGGTTATTCTcaattaaaaagttaaaatatgaATCTTTATATCATTTCTTTAATATTGCTCAACTAAAAGAAATCTTAAATGTCAAAATATACTAAATCTTTTTCTCCAATCAAATATAGTTGGAATAAAACATATTTGGGCCAAtgttctttaaaataaaattgatgaaatatgataGATTTAAGGGTaaaaaaacttgaatttttttcaaaaagatgaAGAAGGATAAAGGAAGAAAGAGTTAATTTacatgaagagaaaaaaaaaaaactttgaactttattttttgtttaaataatacttttatcctttaaaaaattacaatgttCTAAACTATTGTTGGAGTAGAAACTCTTAAGAGACTATCTAGGAGAAGAGTCGAGTAGGGTATAACTTCACTCCTTATTTAGACTAAGGAATTCTAAATTTATTATGAGTCCCACGATTTGTTAACATCAATTCCATGACTGATTAACTCCTTACATTGCGAACTCCATGACTAAACAATTTCATTCATTTCTCTAGACATCACCTTAGAACTTCTAATAAAAATTGGACCTAGAATTGTGTGGTGTTGTAACCCAGAACAAAAGTTAGATGCCACATAAATTGTGTGGTGTTGTAACCCAAAACAAAAGTTAGATGCCACATAAATTGTGTGGTGTTGTAACCCAAAACAAAAATTAGATTGTCAGTTACTACATATTCTAGATCACTATCACATTATTCTAATTTTCAACTTTCATCCAAAATTTTAAAGAGTTTTTACTTTAAAgataattttaaaacacttataAAAGGTCAACAATGATATTGtaactttaaatatatatatatagatttggAACAAATGACACAATTTAAGTATACTTTTGCATTCTAAATTGTTAAATTCAAATCCAGCAAATACAATTGACTTTAGGTTACAtacttcaaaaacaaaaaaatctttTGTTACAAGGAATTGTGTGGACACACAAAGAATTAGGTAGTGGATTCCCCTACAGAAAGTTACGGTTCCTATGATTCCAACTGTCTAATGGCATGTCAGATTCAACCCACGGCTATACTCATTGCCTCAACGATCCATAATCTACGCTGTATCCAACTCGGCACCCTTTGATGGGCCATGGCTTTTATTTTGCCTATTTTTATTCTTTGGTAAAATGTTGATGAGAAAAGAAGCAAaaggttattttattttatgcagAGCATAGTTACTTCAACAACCTATTTGGGTGGCAATGCACAAGTGCaaagaaatattttattactaCCACAATCACAATTTCAAAGCTCACATAGAAGTTGATGAGCACGACCAAGTAGACTTGTGATGTGTAATCCTATTGAAAATAAATGGTATAGCCTCCTGAACAAGCGCCTACTGTCAGCAAGTAATACAAGAGATACTCCAGAGATCAAACCCAAAAAAATGGCTTTTCTCATGAATATACATGCAATGTAACGGGAAAAAATTGTTGGGAGATGGTGgttttagtgaaaaatagataaaaatgaGTGATAACAGAGTGTGACTCAAATATGTACATACCCTTTGGCTAAAGAATGTCACCTTTCATGCAATTGCAATTTTGTCACAAACTCTAGTATGGTGAACCTTATTCAACACTTATTTGATCTTCTCTGAAGTATCTTTAGGAGTTTAAGCCATTAGACCTATATTTTTGGTTAATGAGAATTTAGTTAAATAAGAACACAATCTAAGACCTTAAAGGTTTTGCCCTATGTCTAGGGTAAACAAACAAAGActtatgtttaaattattttcctaGATTGCTTTTTATGAAAGCAAGTTTTATATATCCTTTCAATATTAAACTCAAtttttgtatattaatttaGATGGTCAAATAAACTCAATAATAGTAAAGAACAAGCACTGATATTTTTTGCACATGAAAAGCTTATTCTCCTCCTTTGGGGTATTTACATATTTGAATCATAAATGAGAGTTTAGCtcataatgaaataaaaaaaaacaaaaaaacaaaaaacaaaacaaaaagaatattaaaagaaaaactcgagagaatgaaaatatcaatatgATGGACTTGTATTAACTTAGTTAATGGAATGAAAGTACAAAGTTAGAATCTAAAGGAAACTTATAACTACAAAAAACCATAAGatagatgaaaagaaaaatgaaaacaagagACAAACAATGCTGGAATTTAGATCTAAAAACGATAAAATTATGAGAActagggtgttcaaaaaatccaatAACTCGACCAACccagactacccaacccaaacacaaggattgggttgggttaaaaatgttaaaaaaatattaaattcggaTTGGGTctaggtctgtctcttatacacatctagatgtctAATAGGGTTTATTAttagccaacccgaatttttgggttggttcacaaaaatcttccaaccctGCCCAACCCGAACTATGTacaggctgtctcttatacacatctagatgtgtataagagacaggaactAATAGGGTTTATTAttagccaacccgaatttttgggttggttcacaaaaatcttccaacccaGTCCAATCCGGACTATGTACACAACAACAAAGAACTCAACTTGAGATGTCTCTAACACTTTTCTCAATCAACCCAACTTCCTCTTTCAAAGATAGTTGAGTATTACCACCTTAAATCTTTTGATAAGGGTGGATTGGTTAAAGAGTAGCAAGAACTCAAAATGCTAACCATCTGCTTAGCTGCTAGGGAATGCAATTACATTAGAAATTGTAATTCTGGAATTTGCATCAATTTCCATAATTATAAGGATTTTCAATGGTCTTGTTCGAAATATTTCTATTTCCTTGAAATTCCTTcgtaattcaaataaaaatacgGTAAAACAATTCAATAACTTAGGTTTCTAGAGCTAAACAAGTCAAATAAAGGAGacttataaaaaattttaataaataaattaaatcaaaattttcaatgtgggaaataacttttttttttattataggcCAAAAGTCCGTCATTCTCAACAATTTTCATGGACGATAATAgagtaaaaataatataattactaaaGTTGTCTTTTATTTCGTTCACATATTATTGAATACAACTCAATTGGTCATTTTCGacttaaaaaatcataaatgtcAAAATATATCAAACATTTTTCTCCAATGAAATATGGttgaaagaaaacaaattttGGCAAGAAAACAATGGCAGGGGCTTTAATATCTGGCAAATATGTGTGAAGAAGAAACTATGTCGTTGTGGGTGAATTTGGACCTAACAAAATAGGCCAAACTTAAGAAAAGATAATGAAAATATGCCAGATAAAGTGGAGTTAATTCAAATAAATCCAGATGACAGCTAATCAATTGTCTATCTTATATAATCCTAACTTATTAGGATCAAGAATGAGGAAAAAGTAAACTCTATTTCATTCTTCctataaatacattattatcTTATCTTTTGGTCTTATTTgattatcatttgattttttattttttaaattaagcttataagcACTATTTTCACACATAAATTTctatgttttgttatttttttttactgatATTTTCAAAAGTCCATCAAGTTTCAAACacttgttttcatttttagaaattaatttgactaagaattcaagttTCTTTAAGAAAGGTGAAAAACATAGTAGAAAGTCGGAGAGAAAACAAgcataaacatttcaaaaaatagaaaaaaaaatgaaatcgttATCAAATGGGACTTTAGTCTCTGAAGTTTTAATTCTATGTCTATTTGGTCAATAaactttgaaaattcaaaaacaacaaacaaattttaaaattcattcttttaattttcaaacaataatttgaatttttaaatcatttttaaaaaatagataacaaaacaaacaaacttacaattaaaatagtattttaagtCTAAATTACTATGTAAAAGCTGCTATACTATGTAAATCAAAAAATCATGGGAGAGAaacatttgttttttctttttgccgTTTTTAGTGATGGGTTATGAGTTATAcaacataattttaaattaaaatcattaaaaaaaattgagtgttCACTTGTAAAttagatttgaaaattttgttattgtatatgtttagatttttttttttttgttattattcaCGTGTAGATTTTGGATATTCGATTTTATTGGTGTAAAATTTGATaatctttaatatttaattttaatattccacatcaatgattaaaaaaacgtaaataattaattatagttgAATTTGAAAAGCGTGACAATTGAAAACCTCTAAATCTTAAGATGAATTGgtaaaggaatttttttttatattctttatttcttacaatgttattctcaatatttttcttaatttttgtattattcattgaatttttaaaaagacaAATGGTAGAGGAATTCAAAAATACCTTTCGGTTAAATTGGTTTGAGaaattttatcttttgtatAGGCCCGGGCTATATGAAATTGCAACAATAAAGATGTCCAACATTGTGAAAAACTAGATGCCAACTTATCTTCACTATCTCTTCCCCGCCCCTTCGCTTGTCAGTTTTTACTTCAAGTTTCTtatcaaaaatttaaaaaatatatataaaaaaataaaactaatcaaaaaaagaaaaaaaccaataTAACTTCGGGATTTTTCTATGCTCTTTCCACCATTGTGATTATGCCATTATTTCAGTTCGGTTAAACCTGAAAAACACagtgaacaaaattttaaatatggaTAATAATCGATGAATTTTAGCTCACTATCTTAGACCTTTATTctatctaaaaaagaaaaataaaaaagttgatAAAGGtctagaagaaagaagaaagaagaacatGGAAATATTCTTGGTGTGGTTAGAcaatattaataaaattctaaattattattttatttgaaaatgaggAAATTTTTGTAAGGGGCTgcctaattaaaaaattaatcctTCTTGGTCAGATTTTCGGGACTCTTAAAATGAAAACCTGGCAATTTTTCTTACGATAAGTTAGTAATTTCATTAAGAATTGAGGGCAAAATATTGTGAAAACTTGAAAGAGACATTTGCTTTTAATAGTCAGGCCAATGTTCTATGAATAGAAAATTATCTTCCAGCAAGAAACTTCAATTAAATAGGGATTTAAAATTGTTTGAGCCCAACAATATTGGTATTAGTAGTGGTGATTTATTGGTAAAGGTAATAGTAGATAGTTTGTTTAAACTCAATGTCGTGGATGCAAATATTTCtgaattttttatgtttaatgcaaatattaaaaagaaaaaaaggctttatatttattttgattcgATCAATATAACAATATGGATCTAATATTTTTCTACTTCCTAAGTATCTCCCTCCaattaaaaatcatataaacaatacccttgtttgaaaattaactttaaacACTCTTATGATTTGCATCATCTGTTAATCAAGAATGATGTGATGATGGTAAGTGCAAACCATAAAGGAggtttaaaactaattaaaagaaacaGAAAATATGACTTAGAATTTACAGCCATCCCTTTTAAGATGTACAAGAGTGAGGAACCTAAATAATATTATCCTCTAATCGCAAGAGAAGAATAGTCATCTTGCCGTGTTTAAGAAGTTAGGTGGCAGTCTATATTTTGATCTTTTGGCCATCCAAACTCTTCAAGGAATGCCAAAACAACTCCATTGGACCATCCAAAACCAGTCTACATTCAAACACAAACACCAAGTTAAATCAGATAAGCCATcgatataagaaaatgaaaaacgtTCATTGAACTAAGTTCATTCATATACCTGAGGGACATATTCACCTCCTCCACCAAAGTCACCACACTTTTGGACATCATATTTCTCATGCATATATCCCGTGTGCTTGTAAGCTACATAGTTCGTTTGAAGCCATCTAGCAGCGATGTCCTCAGCCAATGCTCTTGCTTCTTTCAATCCGGATCTCGCCAGGCCCTCGACAATCATGTGTTGGATTGGCGCCCAACCGTTTGGAAAATCCCTTTTGTTGACAGAAGGTTTTAGTATGAATATCAAACAAAGAcattcaaaaggaaaaaatagaCTAGTTCCTAAGATTCAGAACTGCTAACCATTGTTCTCCTGAATTAATCATTGAAGTTGCAATCCCAGCATTGCACAACAAGCCTGAGTTCCGTAAACTTTTTAAGACTTTCTTCATCTGTCTGCTATCTACTTATAGAAAAACAAATGATTTCAATTAGTCTTAGCATTCCTAATCTAAACTTCCAGAGAAATTTGGCTAAACAAGGCTAATGAACAGGAGGAAATTAGCTACAAACCGGAGTAGAACGATTCGATCCACAACGGAATGAAGTTTGAAGCGTAGACGTTCTGGTTCTGGTTTCGAGCATCCCATGTATGAGTACCCTGGAAGCACCAAAAGTTTTTATCAACATAACTACTAAAGGAAAACATTCAGAAGCTGAGAATTTTTCAGTGTTGTATATGGTACTTACCTTGTATAAGCCATTATCAAGCCAGTAATCAAGCCATTGTCCCTTCTCTGAATTCCAGAAAATAGAGTTGATTGTCTTCTTTCTGACTAGAGAAGCCTCAAAAAAGTGCTTTGCCGTGCAGTAATCTCCAACAGCTCTTGCCAAATTGGAAATGTCAAGTTCCATCTGAATCAAAGCATACACATCAGTTGTGCTAATGGCAGTAAAAAGAAACGTCGAGATTTTCAAAGAAATCATCCAAGCCATACCTTGAGTATAAACACATTGAGATCAACTGGCAAGATTGAAGTTGTAGCCAAGGTTGATAAGTCTGTCGAATCCCTTTAAGAAGCAAACTCAAAAGCATTAAAAACTTCATTGCTATGATTCTtgaaaaatgaatcaaactCTCAACTCAGCAGATAATTAAGATCTGAGATCACAATGTGTTTTACCTCATCCATCTTGAACTGAAATCCCAACCAGATTCGGCTGCCGATGCAATTTCCCGATATAGATGCTGTTTTTCATAGTTATTAACAAACTTTGAGGCAAGTTTCTCATCCTGTCAATAGTAAATCATAGAGTCAAACACAAGATTTGCATAGTATTATTTCAAATGCAGGAAAATGGGATTAAAGAAGAAAACACACCAACAGTGAAGATTCAGGCCTCGGCTCGTTCCACATTGCATAGTACCTAGACAAAGAATGATTTCCATTTCCACCAGGAGCATTCCGGACAGTAATTGAATGGAATCctaaaacaaacagaaaaagaCTACATTACAAACTTACATTCCAAATATTCGATCGAGTAAGAAACATCAGTGTCTCGTCATACCTGAATTCCAAAATTTATGCTCTTTGATTAAAGCTGGGAGTGCATTTCTCACAAACTCTAAATCCCCTGTCCTAAGGTATATGTCATAAACCATGGAACTCAAAAGGGGAGGCTGACTGCAAAATGTAATACAAAGTTTGACAATGAGTTGAAAACTGCATTAATCATGAAGATATTGTAAAgctgtttaaaatatgatttgtatACCTTCTGTTGGTGTAATAAGATCTGGCACCATTCAGAACATGGCCAAACTCATCAATCATTGAAATGAGATTAATAACAATTCCCTTTGCAGTATCATACATTTTACTAGCTAACAAACCTCTGCATAGaaatataaaaaggaaaaaaaaaaccattatcAAGCAGAACAGAGCCAAGAAAAACAAATTAGGGAACAACCCCACCAAGTTTGTCGTAACTCgagaaaattataatatatcattttcATTCTACTGTCAGTTTTCCtcttaatcaaaattttcaagctAAGCATTGTTTTTTCACAAAATGACAAAATGGGTGATAGAGCCAAAGAAAAGGGTTAAAATGTTGCAGAGTaaaaaaatcttgaaaagaATTTGAGCCCTAAATTATGCCGCCGTACCTGATAATCCAATAGGAATCCCAATAGTAAACTTCCCGGAATCTGGAACCGGGAACGACAACAGGCTCCGGCAACGGCAACAGAGTGTGGGTTTCCGGCCGATGAATGAGATCATCGGAAACTCTTCGGCTAAGATTCTTCCAGAAATTATGAATATCCAAAGCCCAAGCTCTAACCTCCGAATTCTCAACTTTGGGCAAAAACCCAATAGGCTGAGGGACAAAATCAACCGGCTCAGAGTAAACCAAGTCGGTTCCAGCACTATCGAAATAGTCCGTAATGAAGGTTTTCAAATTCTCAACGGAGACAGAGCCATTGGAGGATCGTTCAAGTGCATCGAAAGCGGTTTCGGTGGAATCCAAATCGAATTTCAGAGACAAATCGACATAGTATTTAAGATCAAAATCCAATTTCCCAAACGAGTTTAGGGCTACAACCTGAAGACGCTCAAGAAACTTGACGAGATTGGTGACCGGAACCACAGGGCCCCTATCGACGAGGCGGGGGGAGAAAACTTCCGGCAATGTGGCGGTGGCGGGACGGAGTAATGGCATGATAAGGAATAAATGGAAGAGggttaatggagaaaagggaatgggaggaaaatggggttgAAAGAAAGCCATATTTATGGAGGAAGAAAACGCGGAGGAGGTGAGAGAGGTGATGACGGAGTGAGGAGTAGGAGAGAGAAAAGTGGTACagaggagagagagagggatTTGAGGCGAGGAAGAAGGTGATGACTAGGATTGATGTGGGGAAGTTTTGTTGTTGAAGAACATGGGGAAACGAGAAGGTTTGAAGAGGAGAATTGAAAGAACAGTGTGTTTGGtttgaattgaatttttgtGTCCAATGGTCTTTGCCCAATTGCCATTTTCTTTAACTTTTTCTTGGAaacttctctctcttcttctaaAAAAGTGCAAATTTTTTTACAGATGAGATATGGTTGGATTCAAGTCATTTTCAGATGCTTTTTGgaaccttttttattttattcattttagagTTCAATTTGGAGTTTGGtttcttttttcaacttataTTTACTTCGATACCATCTATTTACTTCATTCAACGATAtgtgatataaatataattttcttttcactTTTGATTATTGTCCTCAACCTATCTTATTTGGAAtcttgttatgatatttgtaatttttgaatgaaatatacgtcttttgtaacttaaatgCATATTTTCTATAACCGATATGATTGTAGATATACATGATTATgaatattcatattaataatatatttgatatatatacatAAGTATGTATGTACACACAAAACATAAAGGGTCTAGATAGATTTCTAGCAATCTCGCAGTGACGCATGTTATTTTTAGAGGTTGAAGCACTTTCCAATATTTATTTGGACCATTGTTCAATGTTGCTTCAACTTGAAGTTAGTTTGATAGTGAAGTGTTCGATAAAGCCATTGTAGTGTGCTTGAACAAGCATTTGGGAACTTCCATGATGAATCCTATGTCGGCACACGTCTACCCACATGCATACCcaataattgatttaaaaatctaGGCTGGTAAAATTGGAACACACTCCATTGATATATTTAACAAACTagattgataaaaattgaaataacaaAGTAAAATATAGGAATAACCTAAAAAGATGTAGAATGTTGTtgttatattttccttttaagttAACCATAAAGACTAAAATACTTTCACATGGAAAATATAGGAACAAAGTAAAACATCTTTTAGTTTTTCTGACAAACAAAAAaccataaattaaaaaaaaaaaaaaaaaaaaaaaaaaaaaaaaaaaaaaaaataataaaataatatcctTAGCCACAAGCAAGTCAAACCTCCTAGAGTAAAGAGAAAACATAAAAGTTGAATCATGCATTACCAAAGTAAAACATCAGTAAAATTGAGTGAAAATAGTAGtacatttaaattaataattaatatttttaagtcAAACAATACTTtaaaagatgaagatgaaatttattatttgaaaaactaagaagcaaaatagaatttaaactttgaatttgGTATCTTCTCTTAacttgttttgattttgaacttgGACTAGTTGTGGTcagcatgattttttttttaccattttatatatatagactGGTTTCatagttaatcttttattttttcatttaatttcttttttagaaaatgtaAACTTACAATCATTACTTTGCCTATGTATTTCCATATTTTGTTctctatcttaaaaaaaaaaaaaaaaaagaagaagaataaaaaaggaaaagaaaaccatttttcacAATGTaagcaaaatttttaaaattaagaaaaaggtatatatacattttgttgtggatgttaaattatttttaatactataaactttaaatttagtGTGTAATAGATAGTTGAAATTTTACTAAACATAAGTCCTCCGTGTGttctatagtttttaaaatttatgaatctATGATGTACAAATTTAAAACTTTAGTGtcttaatataaataaaattcaattttagatttgatacatctattgttttttttttttttttaaatgttaaatatgttatacatttagtttttttaaatttggccatatttttttaaaaaaaaattaacctcaAAGTTAGAATGAGcatagtgttgggttttatgtcctaaaactcgtgataggtaaacaatagaacttattctaaaaattcaataaagttgttattgaatagatctattatttgaatagaaatccaataaatctaaaagtctcttgactattggatgagtacttgaactttatgtggagacataaaggtggatcgggttcgagtaaatagtcaaaatgatctatagtacatggataaggttgggtatcttattctagtaacactattggatatggc
Proteins encoded:
- the LOC120092886 gene encoding probable trehalase, translating into MAFFQPHFPPIPFSPLTLFHLFLIMPLLRPATATLPEVFSPRLVDRGPVVPVTNLVKFLERLQVVALNSFGKLDFDLKYYVDLSLKFDLDSTETAFDALERSSNGSVSVENLKTFITDYFDSAGTDLVYSEPVDFVPQPIGFLPKVENSEVRAWALDIHNFWKNLSRRVSDDLIHRPETHTLLPLPEPVVVPGSRFREVYYWDSYWIIRGLLASKMYDTAKGIVINLISMIDEFGHVLNGARSYYTNRSQPPLLSSMVYDIYLRTGDLEFVRNALPALIKEHKFWNSGFHSITVRNAPGGNGNHSLSRYYAMWNEPRPESSLLDEKLASKFVNNYEKQHLYREIASAAESGWDFSSRWMRDSTDLSTLATTSILPVDLNVFILKMELDISNLARAVGDYCTAKHFFEASLVRKKTINSIFWNSEKGQWLDYWLDNGLYKGTHTWDARNQNQNVYASNFIPLWIESFYSDSRQMKKVLKSLRNSGLLCNAGIATSMINSGEQWDFPNGWAPIQHMIVEGLARSGLKEARALAEDIAARWLQTNYVAYKHTGYMHEKYDVQKCGDFGGGGEYVPQTGFGWSNGVVLAFLEEFGWPKDQNIDCHLTS